One window from the genome of Diospyros lotus cultivar Yz01 chromosome 11, ASM1463336v1, whole genome shotgun sequence encodes:
- the LOC127813015 gene encoding uncharacterized vacuolar membrane protein YML018C yields the protein MGWRYKAGLFLIAAVVVIWVASAEVTQGIFTDYKQPFALTYLGASLMVVYLPIAFIKDWIRSLLRKRSCKNSKSIEITNESSVGLSSPLNSTGGNKIFEVELGGILSKKDSGADLSSHEEGRPLVPKLKDDADALKQEKELTTREIAVCGFYIAPIWFITEYLSNAALLRTSVASTTVLSSTSGLFTLFIGAFLGQDSLNMAKVVAVFVSMAGVAMTTLGKTWATDESQLNASSNGKRSLVGDLFGLLSALAYGLFTVLLKKFAGEEGERVDVQKLFGYIGLFTLVALWWLIWPLTALGIEPKFTIPHSVKMDEVLLANGFFGSVVSDYFWALCVVWTTPLVATLGMSLTIPLAMVADMVIHGRHYSAIYILGSAQVFAGFVIANLSDWLSKKLGL from the exons ATGGGTTGGAGATACAAGGCTGGTTTGTTCCTAATTGCTGCTGTTGTTGTCATTTGGGTTGCTTCTGCAGAAGTCACCCAG GGTATCTTTACAGACTATAAGCAGCCATTTGCATTGACTTATCTCGGGGCTTCACTAATGGTTGTTTATCTTCCAATAGCATTCATTAAGGATTGGATACGTAGTTTACTAAGAAAACGATCCTGTAAAAACAGTAAAAGTATAGAAATTACTAATGAGTCCTCTGTTGGACTTAGCTCCCCCTTAAATTCCACAGGGGGGAACAAAATCTTTGAAGTGGAACTTGGAGGGATTTTGAGCAAAAAAGACAGTGGAGCAGACCTCTCTTCCCATGAAGAAGGAAGGCCTTTAGTTCCTAAACTCAAAGATGATGCAGATGCACTCAAACAAGAGAAAGAACTTACAACCAGGGAGATTGCTGTTTGTGGATTTTATATTGCTCCTATCTGGTTTATTACAGAG TATTTATCAAATGCTGCACTTTTGCGTACAAGTGTTGCAAGTACGACCGTGTTGTCCTCAACTTCCGGGTTGTTCACACTTTTCATTGGTGCATTTCTTGGCCAAGATTCTCTGAACATGGCAAAAGTTGTCGCAGTATTTGTCAGCATGGCTGGTGTTGCCATGACAACTCTAGGAAAAACTTGGGCCACAGATGAGTCGCAACTAAATGCTTCTTC aAATGGAAAACGCTCTCTTGTTGGAGATCTTTTTGGCTTGCTCTCAGCTTTGGCATATGGGCTATTTACTG TTCTTCTCAAAAAGTTTGCTGGTGAGGAAGGAGAAAGGGTTGATGTGCAAAAGTTGTTTGGATACATTGGATTGTTTACACTTGTAGCACTGTGGTGGCTCA TATGGCCATTAACAGCCTTAGGAATTGAACCAAAGTTTACAATTCCACATTCAGTCAAAATGGATGAAGTTCTTCTTGCCAATGGATTTTTTGGAAGTGTTGTTTCTGactacttttg GGCATTATGCGTCGTCTGGACAACTCCATTGGTGGCCACTTTGGGCATGTCTCTCACCATTCCACTTGCTATGGTAGCTGATATGGTGATTCACGGGCGTCATTATTCAGCCATATACATTCTAGGTTCTGCTCAG GTTTTTGCAGGATTTGTAATAGCTAATCTTTCAGATTGGCTGTCCAAAAAGTTAGGTTTATAG